Genomic window (Syngnathus scovelli strain Florida chromosome 14, RoL_Ssco_1.2, whole genome shotgun sequence):
GGAACCCCACGTGCCAGGCCAGATAAATTGATTTTTCCAAGAATTCCTTTTCACGTTCTCTCCGTCCACCATAGGGAACATCTTGTAAATGTTTCAGTATTTTTTGGggtttgtaaaataaaaaatcaacacTGAGATATAATCTATTCCCAAAGTAGCTTGAGCTCAAAAATCTTTCAGTCGGATTATCAGCCTTCTTCTTTTTGATGAATTAAATATATCATGTATTATATATTTCGATGTTCAGATTATTCATAGTGTCTGCCATCTAGCCGTCACATAAAATCTCCTACACACAAAAGGTAAACAATCTCTTAGCGTGACACATTTCCAAAGACTTGATCCGCACACGCAAACGctatatataaatacatataaatatCTCTAAAATCCCCAGCACGCGGCCAGATGACAGAACACATCAGTCACACTGCAGGCAGTCGAGACGTCGAGTCCGACGAGGTGGCATGACATTATTCCAACTCATTAGCATCAACCTGGAGAATCCCCACATGACAAGATTTCTTATTATTCTCAAAAACGCTTTGCAGCCATTTTACGGCGTTTACTTTTTCAGGCAGTGCTAAACCTTTTTTGGGATGTTACGTGTAGGTTTTCACTCTCCGTGGCTTGTCATGTGGGTGCAATTATTTGAGTGGCAGACCCCCCTGGGAGCCTGCAACCCACACTCCTCCACTTTGCGCTAGAAATGTTAgtgggaagattttttttctgtctagaAATGCCCAATTTGGCCCGACCCAAATGCCAAAGAGAGCGAGGCTGGAAAGCGAGACTATTATGTGTCAGAGCGTCTGCCTCCACTCTCCTCCACATCCTTTCCCGCCGCTTCTTGCATCCACATCTCCGCCTCCCTCTGCTGCCTCTCCCTCTTGTTGTtcacccctcctcctccttcttcttcatcctcctcatGTGAAACGTGCAACGGCGCTCGCTTGCctgcttgcgtgcgtgcgtgcgctccCAAACAGGGGAagagattaaaaacaaaaacgggGGCACATGCTCAATGAGGAGGTGAAGGagaaaaagaagaggaggaggagggtgaaaAGCGCACGCAGGCTTTTTTCACTGAGTGCCTTCTCCCTGAGCCGAGCAACAGCATGGATCTCTCCTTCATGGCTGCGCAGGTGAGTCTTCACGTTGGAACTTTTCGTTTTAAGGCTGCTCTGTTAGCTGCGTGGGCTTTGATAAAAAAAAGACTGTCTTCCTAAAATGCAACTAAAGCGTATTGGCAAAACTACTTCAGCCACACTTTAAGTGGGGCGGACAATATTTGATGTACTTTGTTTGCCAGGACAAAAGCGAGAGTGGCGATAATCAAAAATCAAACAATTTATCTTTGTTGTCGTAAATTCTCCTCTTCTGTTCGTGATATTGATATGTGTCATGTGTCAAACATGCACGTTACAACATATTTTGGATATAAGGCAAGGCATTTTACAAACAAGCAGCTATAGCATGTATGTCAGACCcatttgctaaccaaaacagcagtccCTACCAAGTTAATGTGTCATTAAAGTGTGTCATGTAACTTTTTAAGTCATGACATAAAATAGGTATAAGTGCTGATGTTGTCTGTAGAGTGAggatatttaattattttagacCAAAGCAAGCCCTCAACTAACAATAGTCGAGTAAATAAACATCCCCAGCCATCGTTAAGGAATACGGTAGTAATTAAGGACAAAACAAGGGACGCTCAATATTTGTAATTAAATGTTATTTGCTGTACCCATGTGTCACGATGTAGTCTGTTGCCCTCAATTGATTTTTAGGATGCAATATTGAGAGGCTCGAGTGTAGCCACCGTGTCCAAATACTTGCAATTAGTTTCTCAGTCTTCTTGATGTTATCTCCAAACATGCAGGACCCGTCCTATAGAAAAGGCAACGGAGCATGGCCCTCTTCTATCTCCTCAATATGGATATTAAGTGAGCCAGCGCCTCCCATTCGCTAATTGTGCAAACTTTCCGTGAGGGAAATATTAAAATGGCTAAATTATTCGCCTCACGAAGGTGCGTGCACAAACAATGTCACAGAGCGGCGAGAGTGGCGGAAGAATTCCCGAAGGGGAATTTCTTGGAATCATATTCATAACTGGTGGATGGTTGGGTCGAAATCCGCGGGTTCTGTCCAGCTTGACCTCATTACAGCCCATCCCGGCGGACTTTAAGGCGAGAGGTGGAGTAattgaaatacatttttgaacattttatttttgtgttgtacAAACAGCCATGAGCATATGATGTCATCCCTAGCCATAATTATATCATCAAACCATGACACGGGTCTATGGATCCAATCTCACGAgagtattaacatttactttggTTGCTTAATTGCCTCCTTGCTATTGGGAAAAGATGCGTGGCGGAGCTAAGCCCTTAGTGGAAGATTTTCTTATTGATGGGTTGAAGGGTAGGTCAGGCTCTTTGCGGCTCTGTCTCACACGATTAAGCCATCATGTTTCCGGATAGACACGATCCATTCAAGTGTTCTTTCCCGACACTCCTACGATCAGTCGTTAAAAGCGGCGGTTTTTAATGACGGCGAGGCGTCGCACGTCATGCCTCAGGTTGGTTCGATTTATGGCAACGACTGGCGGAACAACAACAGGATCCATTTTTAGCATTGATCACACGCTGTAATTAAACAGCTGACTGAACCCTGAACACCGATTGGTTGATTAGCTTTCGAGTCGTCACCCATAAGTAATACAAACATTATCATAGATAACATCGTCAACTGTTTAATTTCAAACAAGGTATAGGAGATGTAAACTTTTAGCTAATTTACAGGTAGCCTACTAAATgattattttattctttaatAAGTCAATTCATGACTTTACATAAACTAATTAATCATGAATTAATTAATAAAGCCAACAAATCGGCAAGCTGCTGGCAGCGACACTTTTCGCTAATTAGTTAGCATAGCTAGCTTTCTTATAATTCATGATTTTGGTGTCGAACAGGAAGTCGTTATCGTGCTCACTCCAGAAGGAACTCTAGATGAACTTGCAAAGTATGTGGCAATAACATCTTTCTCACTTTCCATGATGCTATCGGTATACAGATACGGTGCCTTTCTTAAGGAAGTATGAATTATGCATCGCTGCATATATTATCTATTCCCACTCGGTGTGCAACTATTTCAAAGCATCATCTTGTATTGATACATCCCAGAATAAACTAGATCTATGATTCGGGGTGAAGTAATGACAAATATCATCATAATGCAGTGCCGCGCTGATGCTCGCGCCATTAAAATGCATCATCAAATGCAAATGTGAAATTAGTGCgcgagtggggaaaaaaaaaactgatttgaCCCAGATGACTCAGATGAGATATGATCGTGTCAGTCTGGAAAAGTTATCATTGCACATTTGAGAAGCAGTCGTGCAAAACTGAATCAGCAGGACGGCTCGCCAAATTGACATCTCCTCTTTCAAATGTGATTTCAAACTAGTGTGCTTCCTTTTCGTTTCCTTTATCGTTCTAATTTAATTGTAAGCGAGAACAAAACTCAGCTGGATGCTATATGCGCTATATGCTAATGTCAAATTTCCCCAACTGCTTTTCGATTGCCTGGGGAGGATGCGGATCCATATTTTTCAGTCATTATTTTACATAGCCCCTCATACATTACCTCTCCATTATTTCAGCCTGGCAGCTCATTTGTGTCGACCGCATGCAATAATTTCAGTTACAAATGGTCCCGATTTCACTCCTTCTCAGAAAATGTCAATTATATCCCATGTGTTGCTTTGGCACGGGGAGATTTATCGAAGTTATTTTCAATCACGCTCGTCAAGCTGCCGGGTCTCTCGGCTAATGGTTTGTATCAAGCGCACATGACGGTGGGACCGTCTCATTTCGGATTCATGTAAGTTTAATGGCGAGGCGATGAATCAGGCACTTACAGTGCAGGGAAGTTGTATTACATACAGACATGATTCCGGATGCTCACCGCCGGCACGCTTGAATGCTGGTGAAGTACACGAACTTTGATTTGCCTGAAAATGTTCAATTTTTCATGCCAGCGATCCCCCCAAACCGCATTACCTCCCCCGGTGCTTTCCTGGCTAAGACTGTTTTGCTGAGCTCAAAGTCTGAAATGCGCTTTCTCGGCTTCGGGCTTGAAATATGTTGCACTACCGTGTCACTGTTTCTCACACCATTCACAGTCAGGGTTTCgggaaataaaatgcaaaaccTTGTCCGGCACACTCAATACAAGCTggaacaaatgtaaaaaaaaaaaaaaaaaaaaccttcttaCATAGATTTTTTTCTGCTAGTATTTTGAGTTGGGCGAGATTGGtcaatgtgtttttgttgttgctatgagaaacattgattgattgactataaaaatcaaatattcttGGTTGAAggccaattttatttttttacaataggCATTCGGATTAATCGTAATCTCAATCGTTAAATATGTAGTTGCTAGAAGTGACTTGTGGCAAAGTATCAAGGGGTCTAAAAACACGAAATACGGTAGAAAACTTGCAGGTACCAAAAAGTAAATTCAAAATTTATAGtgctctgttttgtttttgtttttattgacagtCCACGCATGGATTCTTCATAGCTCATGCTTGCACTTTACCTACTGCAACATTCATAATCACTCAAGATGGAGGCCATGCAAGTGTTGCGCTACGTGAAATGTTGTATCTAGGCCAACATGGTGCACGTGTGACAAACTCCATGTAGATCCCCCCCCTACTCTTGCAGCTCATCTTGCCGCTGGGAAATATGTGCAGCAATCATTCGCAAAGGCCGAAGCCCACCTGCCGCAATCCACGCCGCGCGGTAGCAGCTACGCCCACGCGCTAATTTCATTTTACAGCTGTTGTGTTGTCAGCCGAGTTGCTATTATGGAATCGCAAACTGTCATATCCAATGCTTGACGTGTTCAGCGTGTTGCCAGGCAAGAGATATTTTGCTGCTCATTCTCATGTGATTGCCATGGCTGCCAGGAGTATCATGTAATTAGCATTGTAGCGTGTAGCATTAGCATTCCGGTGCCTCTCGTTCAAATTTGTCCATAATAGTCCCTTTTAATTTATAGTTTCCAAATCCAATTATACTTGATTTAAATTCCGCTAACCCGGCTACTGTTTGGAGATGCAGCATTTATTTTTACATACAAATGTCGCAAACCTTTAAATAATCTACATATGACGTAAATAATAAATGCAGTTTTCTCCTTGCGACCAATATTAATGTGACAAGTTTGCCGCTGCGACCCGATGACAACCGTACCTTATTCAGATCCGAATCTCGGCAGCCTCATCCATAAGCGTGCATTCGCATTAGTGCAAGAAGGACAATTAAGTTGCGCAATACCTCATTTTTCATTTGATAATGAGACCAACTGCAGACCAATCCCAGAGTGACACATTTGTAATATTCATAGCGTCAGCTAATGCAGCCTATGGCTCATATGGGTGGAAGATGAACAAGCATTAGAAAGTTTGTTAAACAAGTTTTACGCTGCAGAAAAGGTGACCACGCTGtgtaatttatttaaatgtaattCCGCCGGAAGgccgcttgtttggttttgggtctTTTGTCAACGTGTCCAGATCTGCGTGGTGAATGGCCTTCTGAAGTAATGGGAAAAATTGCAGTGCAAGTTAAatatacagtgtgtgtgtgtgtgtgtataatccTCACACACATTTTTAATGCAAGTTCACCTGAGCGTGCATTGGTTGACTTTATATAGCGTGGCTGCAATTTGATATTTCACAGTGTGGACAGGAAGTGGAGGGGCACTTTGGAAAAGTTTGGCCAGGCCAATTTTAACATTTATTTGCAATGATTCCAAGTTTTGCCCTGCAAAAACATGACCTTGAGGGTTGGCAAGATTTAGTTGCGGAGAGACGATCGGAAGTGGGATAGTTCTTGAGGAGGTGTGTTACCTTGGCGTGTGATGAGCAGCAAGCATTGCGCAGCCTTCGGGCGCTGGCTTAGGAAAAGATGGCAGAGTGATAATGACAAGGTcgcggaggccgggccggagctGCGAGTGGCGTCGGTCGCCTAACGTAACCCCGAGACTGGGAAGTTGTTGTCGCACACCATGCAAGAGACAATCGACAGGCGCTGAGCAGGTTGAAGTCAAGGCAACTTGCAAAGTCATTTCGATAAATAGAGCAGAGTTTTCCCTGGACGTTGTGGTGCACGGTCcagctttttattttgatgCTTTCGCACCAGCCGTTCTCCTCAAGTCAAGAACGTAAATGTGAATTAGTTTTGAACGTCTGCCAAGATGGTCAGATGGTGATTGCTCGTTTATGCAAGAGTAATATTCCGGCAAAAAGAAAACTTGCTACATCGGATGCTAACATTCAAGCAGCTGGAACCTGAAAAAAGTGCTCAGCGGGAAGGCACGACGCAGCGGGGATGAACAATCGAGTGACGAGGACTTGAAAGGactggatgaaaaaaaattgagtcGGACGTGACACAGCTGGGTAGAACTTACGGAAGGGAAAATAAGTTGACTGTTCTTACGAAACCGCGGGCATCTGATAATATTTAATGacgacaaacttttttttgtggaacACATCCCCCAGAAAACGCCACAAAATATTATcaagaaacaaaacaagcaaaacACCTGCTACTGTATTAGTCATGTAATCCTTAATGAGCATTGTTCCGGTTACTCATCTTTCCCGCCTTTGTTTTTGTGCAAGCGCGTGCAATAAACAGCGCCTGTTGTTCTGCAGAAGAATGTGAAAGCATCAGTAATTACTGCTCTGCTTGTGTACATGCAAAAAGGAAAGCACAAAGCAAAGTAGAGAAGAACTGTTCTGGACAAAATGCCATAGGGTCAGGTTGCAGTGCtttgtcatcatttttttttatttttttttttatattgtctgACCGTGACTGTCGCCTTGTATTTGTCCACAATAAACAGCCAATGTGTGCATAAATCCTTATTTGTCTTTGCGTTACCTATCTCGTAGAACTATTAACTTTATTTGATTTAAATGAAATATaacaaaaatgatattttttttaattaatcaaaagaacaaaaagtatctaggaaaaaaaatcaatactgtATTTAATATTTTGTTGTATTTGATATACTTTTATTGTAATTAGTGATGAAATTAAATTactcatttaaataaaataccccaacaattaaattttaaaaaatatacacatatTTAACATgttaaaaatcataatttattctatacatgtttattttaaagACATCATTTTTACTCAAGTATCCATTGATGGCTGGTTTTGTTTCTGCAGCACTTTCATAGCATTGAATCAGTGTTGgttgtaataataaataaaaaaaataatgtaatgtTTAATGCACCAAGTCCTGCCCTGGGCACCATCCTCCATCTATATGTCACTGcagccagccagagaggtggcaTGTAACTTTGCTTTTGAAACGGCATCACAATGCAAGATGCATGAGCAAATTATTTATATAGGTTTAGAATAGGTGTGCAAGGAATGCATTTGTGCGCCATGATATGGTTCTAGGGTGTAATGTATAGCATGAAACACATGCTGGGCAAAGCCAGCtttattcatatttaaaatATGTGCTTGGATTAATGATTCATGGCCTTTGGCTTTGAGCGAAAAAACGCCTATTATGTCAGATTTCAAgggggagagggaaaaaaaaagtgatgaatACTGCTGACAAAGATACAAGGATGACTTTATTCGCTTCTCTTGACATTTGAAACCGTTTAAAATGATGTAACGTTTTTTTTCAGGTTATAAAGAGATCGTCTATATAATGTGGACAGCAGTTTGTTTTATGTTAGCACTAGCATTAGCGCTACCTTCACTGTTCAGAGCCACAAATCTCGTCAGACacctttataaaataaatagatccAGCTCTAACAGTCCTGGAGCAAAAAAGGCTTTTAACATTAATACACTgaagtatttatttaattttaggcTAGTACTTTTGTCACACATTATGTTAGCATCATTTGTTGTAGCCTAGTTTTAACAGAGTGGTGTGCAGTGTTACCAAATGTATATTATACGCCAATGTTTTATTTAGCTTAGCATTATCCTTGCTAgcggaaaaacaaagcaaaaaaaaatccctacatGGTTTATTAAATTCAGCTTTAGCCTCGCtaactaaaaacaaaacaaaatgaatgtaCGGTAGCTTTCATTTCATTGTACCTAATTTTAAAGTGAAGTTTTCTGTGACAAAATTGCATCTTATTAAAAACTATATCTGTATATCATTCTCAAAGGCGTTTATTGCATTACTAAATGTGACAAATGTGCTTTTTAATATTTGGGTTTTGTGGTTTAGGTGCAATAAAGCGCAATAAATCTAATAGACGAGAATGTGTTTTGCTCGTCACGCAACCTCTGTGAAGGTGAATGTAATAAAGTCTTATTCAATAAATGCTCTTCACATCACAACTTCAAATAATTTTTGTATCATAGATTTTATTCCAACAGTGTccaaattaaatttaagaaaatCACTTTATCTTATTTGGGTTAAGTCCAAGTTCTGAAGGAGGAACCTGAAGACATATTGGAACGTGACCAGTCCAATTGTGCACTTTTATTAATGAATTAATGCCAGAGTCCAAAATAGTCAAATGCATGCATGGGAACATGCAATTTGTCGCTCCGACCATGTGGTGAGTAGAAGAAATCTGTTTTTGTTTACAGGATATGGCGGCGGGGGCTTCTCCACTTTCATAATTGATGCACTCCATCACATTACATAGTTGCAGTTGTCATGCAACTGCAAATTAGCAGCATGTATTAGCAGGCAACGAGCCCAGATGCGAACATGCACTTTCCTGTTTTGCACGTTTGGCAAAGCATTTCCTCCGCGCCTTTGTTTTGTTGGTACCGTGCCGCCACCATGATTCAAGAGCTTAGTTTAGCATCATCATTACTTCTGCACAACTAGTTTTTTCAGTCTTCTCTCATTATTTTTGTGCGTAGACAATTTGTGATTTTAGTATTGGCCCATTAAGTcgctgcacaatttgtctttgcgagccacataaaatgatgtggcgggccgtatctgggcccccggggatttgagtttgacaccttggGCCATTTCTCATTTGCATTATTGCAATGATGCAAAATGTTTTGGTGGCGAGAGAAACGTCTCGACTTTTTGTGAACAAAAGGTTCATCATTTCTTGTATCAGCGGCGCCTCTCAAGTGTTGACACAAACAGGCGCGGGTGTCAAGTACGAATCACGTCACACTTGTTCTACTGAGTTATAAGATTTATGAAAAAAGGGGGAGAGACGAACCGGCGGAGACTAGAAATGGGGGAGAGAAAAATCAATGAGAAGCAATGCTGTAAATCTAAGCAGAGAGAACCGGGCTTGAAAGTGGAGGTCTTAACACGACTGAGAGGGTGAACAAGCTTCCTTAAAACCGCCCCGCAAATCTCCCGGCAGATTTACAGTCAGACGTTTGTTTGGGCGATACGCTACAGAGTAACGCGGCACACACTGTACGTGTTGTTTTGTCTTCAAACGTCGGTGGTCTTGAACAAAAGGAGCTGCTACTCTTTGTGTTTAGAATCTTGTCCAAATCTTGTGTTGCTGTGTCCTTGGTCATCATTTTAAATGTGACATACCTGGtaaagtcaaataaaataaaaacaaagaatagTTACAGTTCTatccaacagcagcagcaacaagtgTATTCTCGACACTGCAGGGGTCGGACCCCGGTGTTTGTATTGCTCCCCGACCCGAGTACTCCGAACAGCTTGTTTCCTGACGAGAACACGAGGTGACCCCCTTTTGAGAGTCTTTCCGTAACATCATCGCCTCAGGCAGCAAGCAAGTCACATGAGAGCAAGAGCGAGATCTACATAGTCGCTTGTGGATTTTTGCATTTCCCTTTGTTGCGTAACATTTACATGCACACATTGTTTACGGCGATGTTGGGAAGTCGGTTGATTGAGAACTGAactggtggatggatggatggatggatggatggatggatggatggatggatggatggatggatggatggatggatggatggatggatggatggatggatggatggatggatggatggatggatttgcagACAACAAGGACCCATGTTCATTGGGACTTGTCCATTCTGTGAGAATTTGACAGATGGGTTGGTTTCAAGTTGTAAATGGGGAGAACATAATGTAACAGTAGCAGCTGCCAAAATGCATCCCCCTTCGTCGTGGATCACAAATAGTAAACCATCTGGCTGAGGATCACCCAGACTTGTGTTTTGAAGGAAAACATTTCTGATGTAAGCACGGGGCTATTGGGCAAAAAAACAACGGcggtccaattttttttcttttactgagCCGTATCCGTCGGTAAGAATTTTAAAAGGTGTGTCACTTTTTTCTGGATTTCATACATGGGCTTAACAGAACCTGACAGGACCGTTTCTCACTGTCAGCACGAGTATCTTCCGCTCGAGCGGAGAAATTTGGGGATATCCGGTTGGAGATGGCGGGACGTTTCGGTTTAGGGGGAAACGAGTGCAGAGTATGTTCGGCCGAGCTTTTAGCCTTTTATCTCAAACAAGATCCGACAATTTTAGGTTGAATAAACTAGTTCATTTGTTTGGGACTAAGTTTTAAAATTTGTGAACTGATGAAGAAGTTGGTGTAAAAACTGAGCTTTGAACTCCCCCACTTTGCTTCTCCGCGTTGCCATCCGGTTCAGTGCCACTGAAGGCACCGAGCCGTGAAATGTCAATACCATTAAAACATCAGGGGGACGACCTTCTTCTGGTCACCTAAAAGTTAAAATGATATTTTGTCGTTAGCAACCGACTTCTTGAAACAGGCTGTAGCTATATCctcgtagaaaaaaaaaaaaaaaaacacgtaaaCGCCAACAATGAAATATTGAGAAGCTCGCAACATCGACTGGAATATCTTCATTTTATTCAGTGCACTCGGCAATTTATGCAAACAGCTCGCTCCTGTGGACAATGAGTTACTGAATAAAACATTGATTATAAAGAATGGAGACAGACTTGAGAGCTTCCCTTCGCATCATGCCAAATGTTGGAGAATAGAAAGTCCACTGAACAGAAGCTCATAAAATCAGCGGCATGTTAATATGATCTGATGATTGAAGTTAACAGTTAGCTTGCCTGTAaaagcaccacacacacacacatttctgtgtgtgtatgtctagGGGggattttattcttttttgaggggggggggggtgctcagGTTCACAAGACGCGGTGCACGCCTGTCTGCCTCCATCATGCTCATGTTAGCAGCAGGCGCTCCACAGGATGTGTCATGTCAttattagagagagagagagagagcaaatgAGGAAGCATGAATTTCTGTATATCGCAGAGTGCAACATGCCTaagaggtattttttttttttttgtattacttCCAATTTTCCAGATGAAGCCCGCCACACAAAATGTGTCCATTGTAGTAAGGCACctgagaaaaataaatctgtTTTGTTCTGTTTCAGATCCCAGTTATGACGGGAGCCTTCATGGACTCGTCGCCAAATGACGACTACAGCGGCGAGCACTCGCTCTTCAACTCATCGGCCAGCGTCCACGCCGCCGCCTCAGCGGCCTCCGTGCACGGCCAGCCAGATGAGTCGCAGTCCATGTCCAGCGACGCTATCTGGCTTTGGATCGCCATCGTGGCCACCATCGGAAACATCGTGGTGGTGGGCGTGGTCTACGCTTGCACCTTCTGAGACAACGTCATCTGAATCATTCAAAAGGTTCAAATCCGTCTGGACGGACTCGGCTAACATCGAGACTCCCGCTTTTGTCGGATTCTACGATATGAGGATAATGCGccgtggataaaaaaaaaaaaaatgctctctcCGCTAAGAATCCGAGGAATGTTGCTCCTTAAGTTTCTTTC
Coding sequences:
- the LOC125980863 gene encoding LOW QUALITY PROTEIN: uncharacterized protein C14orf132 (The sequence of the model RefSeq protein was modified relative to this genomic sequence to represent the inferred CDS: inserted 1 base in 1 codon), translated to MLNEEVKEKKKRRRRVKSARRXFFTECLLPEPSNSMDLSFMAAQIPVMTGAFMDSSPNDDYSGEHSLFNSSASVHAAASAASVHGQPDESQSMSSDAIWLWIAIVATIGNIVVVGVVYACTF